The genomic stretch CGCCTGTAGTGGACATTCCAAAGATGAAAGCAGCTTTGGAAACTCAGTACAACGTCCCAATATTCGGCCGCCTTATGCTCAAGCTTGATAGTCACCTACCAATATCCGGCTCGATAAAAGCCCGTGGTGGCATTTATGAAGTGTTAGTTCATGCTGAAAAACTGGCGATTGCCGCAGGGTTGTTAAGTGAGAGTGATGATTACAGCAAGCTGCTGAGTGGTGAGTTCCGACAGTTTTTCCAACAATACAGCATCGCGGTTGGTTCGACGGGAAACCTAGGCATGTCGATAGGTATGATGAGTGCCAAGCTTGGCTTTTCAGTATCGGTTCATATGTCAGCCGATGCGAGAGAGTGGAAGAAAAATAAACTTCGATCGCACGGTGTCAACGTGGTTGAGTACGAGCAAGATTATGGTGTTGCGGTTGAGCAAGGTCGAAAACAGGCAGAGAGCGATCCCAACTGCTTTTTTATCGATGATGAAAACTCACAAACCTTGTTCCTAGGTTACTCGGTTGCAGGTGAACGCTTAAAACAACAATTTGATGATTTAGGTATTGTGGTTGATGAACGTCATCCACTATTTGTGTATTTACCATGCGGTGTTGGTGGTGGGCCAGGTGGTGTTGCTTTTGGGCTAAAGGTGGCCTTTGGTGACCACGTGCATTGCATCTTCGCTGAGCCAACACATTCTCCTTGCATGTTGTTGGGAGTACATACTGGTTTGCATGATGAGATAGCGGTGCAAGATATCGGTATAGATAATCTCACCGCGGCAGATGGCTTGGCCGTTGGCCGTCCTTCTGGTTTTGTTGGGCGAGCCATGGAGCGGTTAATTGATGGTTACTACACCGTGACGGACGAATGTATGTATCAGCTTTTAGGTGAGCTGAGCGAACGAGAAGGCATCAATTTGGAGCCCTCTGCATTAGCCGGAATGATGGGCGCGGTGCATGTATCGAGTTCTCTACACTACCAGACTCGTTTACAGCTTACGGATGAACGTTTGAAAAATGCCACACACTTAGTTTGGGCGACCGGGGGAGGGATGGTGCCAGAAGCCGAAATGTCAGCTTACTTGGCGAAGTCTGGTCGTTAGAGCGTTCTTCAAATTTGTTGAGTTAGTCAATGAAAAAGCTCATCCGAAGATGAGCTTTTTTTAGTCTTACTTATAGAGATTGAAGCAACTGGTAATAACGACCGCGTTGAGCGAGTAGCGTTTGATGGTCGCCTTGCTCAATGATCTCGCCCTGTTCCATAAGGCAAATGTTGTCCATGTTCTCTAATTCGATGAGTCGGTGAGTGATGAACACAACCGTCTTGTTGGCAAAATACTCGTTGAAAAGCGCCATAATTTTTTGTTCGGTACGCTTGTCGAGGCCTTCGGTTGGCTCATCAAGAAGCAAGAGCGGTGCATCTCGTAGCAACGC from Vibrio parahaemolyticus encodes the following:
- a CDS encoding D-serine ammonia-lyase yields the protein MNKLNVEVLKKQFPLLEQLINLDEVCWFNPNVTSLEEGLPHVGLNAEDIHCASARLKRFAPYLMKAFPETKAASGLIESPVVDIPKMKAALETQYNVPIFGRLMLKLDSHLPISGSIKARGGIYEVLVHAEKLAIAAGLLSESDDYSKLLSGEFRQFFQQYSIAVGSTGNLGMSIGMMSAKLGFSVSVHMSADAREWKKNKLRSHGVNVVEYEQDYGVAVEQGRKQAESDPNCFFIDDENSQTLFLGYSVAGERLKQQFDDLGIVVDERHPLFVYLPCGVGGGPGGVAFGLKVAFGDHVHCIFAEPTHSPCMLLGVHTGLHDEIAVQDIGIDNLTAADGLAVGRPSGFVGRAMERLIDGYYTVTDECMYQLLGELSEREGINLEPSALAGMMGAVHVSSSLHYQTRLQLTDERLKNATHLVWATGGGMVPEAEMSAYLAKSGR